The Branchiostoma lanceolatum isolate klBraLanc5 chromosome 19, klBraLanc5.hap2, whole genome shotgun sequence DNA segment ATACAGCTCTTTTGATCAACAGAAACAATTGTCCCATCTGCATGCTATCTTTTCTTGTTAGACTATACAAGCTTAATCTTTTAGATGAtgataatagaaacaagtaatATACCCTTTTCGTAGGTAacaatatatgaatgaatgaatgatttattgcacaacaattgcatcagtgacaatgtatggcaaattacagacaaaaTAGGTAGCAATCTAGTTCTATACAAGAATATTTCTACTTACTATAAGACTATATCCAGTGTGATCTATGgccattgcaacatgaaactaatacagactaagagttgtgtttttctaggctaattgtaaTCTAAGGAAATTTCTAATTGCTATAACGCTACATCATATATGGCTGTTTGTATTAAACAGGTAACAAACAGCTGTAAACTAACAGGTTGCTATGAGCAAAACATGGTTAAAAGGGGGTTAAAACTATCGTAAAAACTGTTATTGGTTCACTCTTttataaacaaaatacaaaacaaacatatggAAATCAAATCATGAACATGTGATCACAATAAATGCCTCACCCATCTGGTAGTAGTTGTTCAGTCCGAAAGCGTACACGTCTTCCTGGTCGTCTGAGATGACAAACGTGTTGTGGTTTCCGCAGAAGACGTCGGCAAACTTCATGTGGCTCTTCCCGGAGCCCCGCTTACCCCTCATCCTGACCAGAGCAGGGTCCACTAGCAGACCTGCCAAATAAAAGGGTGAAGGTCAGTAAAGCCTTTTGTTGTGTCATTAATTACCACTTCCAGTAGCTATGGATCAACAACAAAAGGGAAGACTTCGACTCCCTCAACCTACACAGAGGCACCTGGCAGTCTGCCATTAGGCACGTTTTTGCGTGGTTTAAAAAGCTCAGAgcatgaagttattacacaagtatgctaaacagtgttagtagatgtcactaccgtgaagatttcagcatttatttatttccactTTTTTGGCCATAAATTAAAACTGATTTACCTTCCTTTAACTGTGATTCATGATACCAACTTGAAATTATGTACTCAATACTATGCAAGTTGCTTATATCTAAACCAACGACTGAGGTCCATAAACTGTACTCACCGAGTCCCTTGCGGCCCCCGCGGACCGTAAAGCACTCAGCTATTCTCCCCAGTTGGCCCTGCTCGCCGCAGCCGAAGGTGTACAGGTCTCCCTCCTCGGTTAGACAGGCCACATGGCTCACCCCACTGGAGATCTTCAGCACCGGGGCGGGGAGGGGGATCTCGACCGGTCTGGGCTGAGCCTTGCCGTCACTGGTCAGACCAAACTGACCATTGTTGTCCTGTTGGGAGGAAAATTATACAGTtttaactacagtcaaacctgtattcagcaaccactcaatgGACTGagcaaaaatggttgctgaggacaggtggttgctcccGACAGGTTGGTTCGTTgaccaaaaaaatcatacattggaaaaaaattcacctttAGTTAGTTCCCAggaaacatatctacaagagATGCATTTGTATCTAAATACAATAAGGAATAAAATATCCAGTTTTCAGAAGACAGATACAAGCATTGACGATGTATGGCAATGGTGTACTGCATATGTTTGGAATTGCCGAAACACAGACAGATATACGTACAAGTCAACTACAACAAAAAGTGAACAAGACCTACAACAAtgtatctaccacccaaaaatcattgaacatatagcatgtccagaacacaagaaatCAAGACTGCCAGGGGCCCAACAATCAACTCATTTCTTCATTCTACCATCAACGCAGTGTacacactaaatatcataaagatcccaTTCAGTTAGGCTGTTCACAATCACAGAAGTTAATAAACGACAGTAAACATCTCACCCTGAATGTCCCCCAGCACCAAACCCTGCCGTCCGTAGTGAGTGCGATGGTGTGGGAGTCTCCAGCACCGAGCTGTGCGATCTTGTCGCTCAGTTCCACCTTCCCTGGTACGGTTTCCGTGCCGATTTCTGAGGTGTCTCTTCCTAACGCTCCCTCATCGTTACAACCCCACGACCAGACCTGAAGACAAGACACAGATAGTGATCAAGACACTGGAGGAGTCCACTTGCGAATACACGAAACATCCACGTATGAATCTAGAAAGCTACAATTATGTGTGCTAAAGACAAAGTTTTGGCAGTACCTTAGAAATGACAAGCAAGCTAAAATTTCAACAGAAGCTGCTAGTAGTGggccaaaattaaaaaaaaattcctaaaGGAAAGACCTACGTAGAACTAAATACAGGAACACTCAAGAATTATTAAACAGTTACAGTAACATGAATAAGTTGACACTCTCTGATATCGATCTCTTCTGTGTACCcttaaaaatcaatattttagGTTAAAAAGTTTAAGATCAGCATTTTTCCTAAAGATGATGAACATCAATACTACTCTATGACACAAGTTACATTGTTCCCTTACCTCTCCTTTGACAGTGAGTGCTACTGTGTGCATACCCCCTGCACACACATCTATGACTTTATCCTCGATAGCCACCAATCCAGGCTTCTTCCTTTCCATGATATCCTCCCCTAACCCCAGCTGACCTGTGTCACCCTGACCCAGCGTCAAGACAACACCTTCTACAGTACGGCAGGATGGTTGGACCTCTGGAATAAAAGATGAGGAGAATACTAGTATTTAGTTCTTTCTCCTGGGTGGTGTCCTCCCCTAACCCCAGCTGACCCGTATCACCCTGACCCAGGGTCAGGACAACTCCTTCTACAGTACGGCAGGAGGGTTTGACCTCTGGAATAAAAGATGAGGAGAATATTTAGTTCTTCCTCTCGACGGTGTCCTCTCCTAACCCCAGCTGACCTGTGTCCCCCTGACCAAGGGTGAGGATAACTCCTTCTACAGTACGGCAGGATGGTTGGACCTCTGGAATAAAAGATGAGGATAATACTAGTATTTAGTTCTTTCTCTGGGTGGTGTCCTCCCCTAACCCCAGCTGACCCTGACCCAAGGTAAGGACAACTCCTTCTAGTTCTACCGTATGGCAGGTGGGCTGGACCTCTGGAATAAAAGATCTAAGCTTGAGACCTAAGGTATAATGCAAACagtttgtaatttttattttcagaggtgatgtttgacattagctactgctagagtgcatcacatctgtgtcctgtgtattcttcagttgtttaataaaaaaccaaacaaaaacaaaacagtttacCATAACAAAGG contains these protein-coding regions:
- the LOC136425626 gene encoding regulator of chromosome condensation-like, whose translation is MAPSNSKTRKRAADSTTNDVVKAKSKRGRPSKTSEAATPKIKRKLEVQPSCRTVEGVVLTLGQGDTGQLGLGEDIMERKKPGLVAIEDKVIDVCAGGMHTVALTVKGEVWSWGCNDEGALGRDTSEIGTETVPGKVELSDKIAQLGAGDSHTIALTTDGRVWCWGTFRDNNGQFGLTSDGKAQPRPVEIPLPAPVLKISSGVSHVACLTEEGDLYTFGCGEQGQLGRIAECFTVRGGRKGLGLLVDPALVRMRGKRGSGKSHMKFADVFCGNHNTFVISDDQEDVYAFGLNNYYQMGLDGEAARYVPEHVESMSGKHWKYIEGGQHHTVALSQDGEVYVLGRGEYGRLGLGEDMDKEVTKPTQLTALKDICGVATGSSVSFAVTKNGEAYSWGMGTNLQLGLSDDDDVWEPTKMSGKQLESRDVVLVSGGGQHTVILARDKDNNTAA